From bacterium, one genomic window encodes:
- a CDS encoding SLBB domain-containing protein, translated as MSLTIRTAAAIGAIALALAAASGCARSKAEAVEDPAVLELPRPAFDEDLAANLDSVVMQARRERYTYLIGPDDLLRVSVWQRDDISKEGVVRDDGTFFVPLAGNVPVGGKSVAGAQDAVRDALAGFVRDPQVGLEIVEYRSQVFFANGEFRTPGAYPIKGTTTVLEAMGYAGGMTPDANLAGAYLVRDGAVVPIDFIALFTQGRMAQNLPLSDGDLLYVPNINLARVYVLGEVLRPTAVPVRRGRIPLAQAIAEAGGFNEITANKRAIKIIRGGLGAARAVEVNYADVLKGENAGPALEAGDIVFVPATGLAKWDRALNQILPNLSRIVVDAAAIDAMSR; from the coding sequence ATGTCCTTGACCATTCGAACCGCCGCCGCGATAGGCGCGATTGCGCTTGCCCTCGCGGCCGCAAGCGGCTGCGCTCGTTCGAAGGCCGAGGCCGTCGAGGACCCCGCCGTTCTGGAACTGCCGCGCCCCGCGTTTGACGAAGACCTCGCCGCCAATCTCGACAGCGTGGTGATGCAGGCCCGGCGCGAGCGCTACACCTACCTCATCGGGCCGGACGATCTGCTGCGCGTTTCCGTCTGGCAGCGCGACGACATCTCCAAGGAAGGCGTCGTGCGCGACGACGGCACCTTCTTTGTGCCGCTGGCGGGCAACGTGCCGGTGGGCGGGAAATCCGTCGCCGGCGCCCAGGACGCCGTGCGCGACGCGCTCGCGGGCTTCGTGCGCGATCCGCAGGTGGGGCTCGAGATCGTCGAATATCGCAGCCAGGTGTTTTTCGCCAACGGCGAATTCCGCACGCCCGGCGCCTATCCCATCAAGGGGACGACCACCGTGCTTGAAGCGATGGGCTACGCCGGCGGCATGACACCGGATGCGAACCTCGCCGGCGCGTATCTCGTGCGCGACGGCGCGGTGGTGCCGATCGACTTCATCGCCCTGTTCACGCAGGGGCGCATGGCGCAAAACCTGCCGCTTTCCGACGGCGACCTGCTCTACGTGCCGAACATCAATCTCGCGCGCGTGTACGTGCTCGGCGAGGTGCTGCGGCCGACGGCGGTGCCGGTGCGCCGCGGGCGCATTCCGCTCGCGCAGGCGATCGCCGAGGCCGGCGGCTTCAACGAGATCACCGCCAACAAGCGCGCGATCAAGATCATCCGCGGCGGGCTTGGCGCCGCGCGCGCCGTCGAGGTGAACTACGCCGACGTGCTGAAGGGGGAAAACGCCGGGCCCGCGCTCGAGGCCGGCGATATCGTGTTCGTTCCCGCGACGGGCCTTGCCAAGTGGGACCGCGCGTTGAACCAGATCCTGCCGAACCTCTCCCGTATCGTGGTGGACGCCGCCGCGATCGACGCGATGTCCCGCTGA